From the Gadus chalcogrammus isolate NIFS_2021 chromosome 15, NIFS_Gcha_1.0, whole genome shotgun sequence genome, one window contains:
- the LOC130404242 gene encoding coiled-coil domain-containing protein 106-like codes for MKIQHLEERVKHLEEANIDLKKDKDFLLSRFDEKQGPSHKSEKKEVISTSSETPSASSSDESFFSEEEEVKVKEKKKKKRKTKKPMKTLEPHSRSRMTTIDGVVRRYMRALKSFKKTGSMKRAFEHLGVDRNTIARTAPIAEVHIIFPDIFEGLSKDSHDKISTFTERCREAITAEMASTLTHKKNAGELLPITYKMT; via the exons ATGAAAATACAACACCTGGAGGAGCGGGTGAAGCACCTGGAAGAGGCTAACATCGATCTCAAAAAGGACAAAGATTTTCTGCTTAGTAGATTTGACGAGAAGCAAG GTCCTTCTCACAAGAGTGAAAAGAAAGAAGTCATCTCTACCTCCTCTGAAACACCCTCAGCCTCATCCTCTGATGAGTCATTCTTctcagaggaagaagaggttaaggtaaaggagaagaagaagaagaagaggaagaccaAGAAGCCAATGAAAACCTTAGAGCCACACAGTCGATCAAGGA TGACAACCATCGATGGCGTGGTGCGGCGCTACATGAGGGCTCTCAAGAGCTTCAAAAAAACTGGATCCATGAAGCGAGCCTTTGAGCATTTGGGGGTGGACCGGAACACCATAGCAAGGACCGCCCCAATCGCTGAGGTCCACATCATTTTCCCAGACATATTTGAGGGTTTGAGTAAAGATAGCCATGACAAAATCTCCACCTTCACAGAGAGGTGCAGGGAAGCCATaacagcagaaatggcgagcacactgacgcacaaaaaaaatgcaggtGAACTACTGCCGATCACTTACAAAATGACCTAA